A single window of Crassostrea angulata isolate pt1a10 chromosome 8, ASM2561291v2, whole genome shotgun sequence DNA harbors:
- the LOC128158976 gene encoding serine/threonine-protein kinase PAK 1-like isoform X5: MPFKIGGKKRPSGSSSSDNAPAMNIGPPTAVKHNFHVGFNQETGDFEGLPPAWTALLQSSNISKADQAANPEAVINSLRTFTKSVKKKPGEGKFINVQQSIAESDDELDYSDEEKRNSKKSNEEKLPAPHNVVPPVFERTPSDAEQHKTDIVDGVNKITIDNDNEPPAEAIQRRPKSQKKNMTDEEINNGLRALASPGDPTSKYTTQKKLGAGASGCVYMAKPIKEGDTVVAIKSMDLANQPKKELLITEIEVMKTYRHQNIVNFLDCYFLSEKNELWVVMEYLDGGALTDVVTETIMNEGQIAAVTRECLQALNYLHSKGIIHRDIKSDNVLLGMNGSVKLTDFGFCAQLSGDNSKRQTMVGTPYWMAPEVVSRKHYGKKVDVWSMGIMIIEMLEGEPPYLNETPLKAIYRIATKGKPEIKNFEKLSKLLQNFIDRTLEVDVEDRADTDELLVHDFLKCAKDLKTLRPLIVAAKQATGR, encoded by the exons ATGCCTTTCAAGATTGGTGGTAAGAAGCGGCCCTCGGGGTCGTCTTCCTCCGATAACGCCCCGGCCATGAACATTGGTCCCCCCACAGCCGTCAAACACAACTTTCACGTAGGTTTTAATCAGGAGACTGGGGATTTTGAGGGGCTCCCTCCAGCATGGACTGCTTTACTCCAGTCCTCCAATATATC GAAAGCTGACCAGGCAGCCAATCCAGAGGCTGTTATTAATTCACTGCGAACCTTCACCAAGTCCGTCAAGAAAAAACCTGGGGAGGGCAAGTTTATCAACGTTCAACAGTCAATCGCCGAGTCCGATGATGAACTCGATTACAGCGATGAGGAAAAACGCAACAGCAAAAAGTCAAATGAAGAAAAGCTTCCCGCCCCACACAATGTGGTGCCCCCCGTTTTTGAGAGGACACCATCAGACGCTGAG CAGCATAAGACTGATATTGTTGATGGTGTGAACAAAATTACGATCGACAATGACAACGAACCTCCAGCCGAAGCCATCCAGAGGCGACCCAAAtctcaaaagaaaaacatgacAGACGAAGAAATCAACAATGGCCTTC gggCACTTGCATCACCTGGGGACCCCACCTCTAAGTACACCACTCAAAAGAAACTGGGAGCTGG AGCATCAGGTTGTGTGTACATGGCAAAGCCAATCAAAGAAGGAGATACAGTGGTGGCCATTAAATCGATGGATTTAGCCAACCAGCCCAAGAAAGAGCTTCTCATCACAGAAATCGAAGTCATGAAAACCTACCGACATCAGAACATCGTCAACTTCTTAGATTGTTACTTCCTGTCGGAGAAAAATGAATTGTGGGTAGTCATGGAGTACCTAGATGGAGGTGCGCTGACCGACGTTGTCACGGAAACCATTATGAACGAAGGACAGATCGCCGCGGTAACCCGCGAGTGCCTACAGGCTCTGAACTATTTGCACTCCAAGGGTATTATACATAGGGATATTAAAAGTGACAATGTACTATTAGGAATGAACGGGTCGGTCAAGCTCACCGATTTCGGGTTCTGTGCCCAGTTGAGCGGGGATAACTCCAAACGACAGACCATGGTGGGAACTCCATATTGGATGGCTCCCGAAGTTGTATCTAG GAAACATTATGGCAAGAAGGTGGACGTTTGGTCAATGGGGATCATGATAATCGAAATGTTAGAAGGCGAACCTCCATATCTCAACGAAACCCCACTGAAGGCTATTTATAGAATTGCCACCAAGGGAAAACCCGAAATTAAGAATTTCGAAAAGCTCTCTAAACTACTTCAGAATTTTATTGACCGGACATTAGAAGTGGACGTGGAGGATCGCGCAGATACTGACGAACTTCTGGTGCACGATTTCCTGAAATGTGCGAAAGACCTCAAAACCCTCCGACCCTTAATCGTGGCAGCAAAGCAAGCCACAGGACGCTAG
- the LOC128158976 gene encoding serine/threonine-protein kinase PAK 1-like isoform X4 — translation MSFIKKFRKSRMGASSEKDPSSSGIHEISSPTEVKHNLHINIDMVTGDLILSETWKKLLKSADISKADQAANPEAVINSLRTFTKSVKKKPGEGKFINVQQSIAESDDELDYSDEEKRNSKKSNEEKLPAPHNVVPPVFERTPSDAEQHKTDIVDGVNKITIDNDNEPPAEAIQRRPKSQKKNMTDEEINNGLRALASPGDPTSKYTTQKKLGAGASGCVYMAKPIKEGDTVVAIKSMDLANQPKKELLITEIEVMKTYRHQNIVNFLDCYFLSEKNELWVVMEYLDGGALTDVVTETIMNEGQIAAVTRECLQALNYLHSKGIIHRDIKSDNVLLGMNGSVKLTDFGFCAQLSGDNSKRQTMVGTPYWMAPEVVSRKHYGKKVDVWSMGIMIIEMLEGEPPYLNETPLKAIYRIATKGKPEIKNFEKLSKLLQNFIDRTLEVDVEDRADTDELLVHDFLKCAKDLKTLRPLIVAAKQATGR, via the exons ATGAGTTTCATAAAAAAGTTTCGCAAAAGCCGCATGGGAGCGAGCAGCGAGAAAGACCCCTCGTCTTCTGGGATTCACGAGATTAGCTCGCCAACGGAAGTCAAACACAACCTGCATATAAATATTGACATGGTCACGGGAGATCTGATACTCTCAGAGACATGGAAAAAACTGCTGAAATCAGCAGACATTTC GAAAGCTGACCAGGCAGCCAATCCAGAGGCTGTTATTAATTCACTGCGAACCTTCACCAAGTCCGTCAAGAAAAAACCTGGGGAGGGCAAGTTTATCAACGTTCAACAGTCAATCGCCGAGTCCGATGATGAACTCGATTACAGCGATGAGGAAAAACGCAACAGCAAAAAGTCAAATGAAGAAAAGCTTCCCGCCCCACACAATGTGGTGCCCCCCGTTTTTGAGAGGACACCATCAGACGCTGAG CAGCATAAGACTGATATTGTTGATGGTGTGAACAAAATTACGATCGACAATGACAACGAACCTCCAGCCGAAGCCATCCAGAGGCGACCCAAAtctcaaaagaaaaacatgacAGACGAAGAAATCAACAATGGCCTTC gggCACTTGCATCACCTGGGGACCCCACCTCTAAGTACACCACTCAAAAGAAACTGGGAGCTGG AGCATCAGGTTGTGTGTACATGGCAAAGCCAATCAAAGAAGGAGATACAGTGGTGGCCATTAAATCGATGGATTTAGCCAACCAGCCCAAGAAAGAGCTTCTCATCACAGAAATCGAAGTCATGAAAACCTACCGACATCAGAACATCGTCAACTTCTTAGATTGTTACTTCCTGTCGGAGAAAAATGAATTGTGGGTAGTCATGGAGTACCTAGATGGAGGTGCGCTGACCGACGTTGTCACGGAAACCATTATGAACGAAGGACAGATCGCCGCGGTAACCCGCGAGTGCCTACAGGCTCTGAACTATTTGCACTCCAAGGGTATTATACATAGGGATATTAAAAGTGACAATGTACTATTAGGAATGAACGGGTCGGTCAAGCTCACCGATTTCGGGTTCTGTGCCCAGTTGAGCGGGGATAACTCCAAACGACAGACCATGGTGGGAACTCCATATTGGATGGCTCCCGAAGTTGTATCTAG GAAACATTATGGCAAGAAGGTGGACGTTTGGTCAATGGGGATCATGATAATCGAAATGTTAGAAGGCGAACCTCCATATCTCAACGAAACCCCACTGAAGGCTATTTATAGAATTGCCACCAAGGGAAAACCCGAAATTAAGAATTTCGAAAAGCTCTCTAAACTACTTCAGAATTTTATTGACCGGACATTAGAAGTGGACGTGGAGGATCGCGCAGATACTGACGAACTTCTGGTGCACGATTTCCTGAAATGTGCGAAAGACCTCAAAACCCTCCGACCCTTAATCGTGGCAGCAAAGCAAGCCACAGGACGCTAG
- the LOC128158976 gene encoding serine/threonine-protein kinase PAK 1-like isoform X3 has product MEKTAEISRHFLSMPFKIGGKKRPSGSSSSDNAPAMNIGPPTAVKHNFHVGFNQETGDFEGLPPAWTALLQSSNISKADQAANPEAVINSLRTFTKSVKKKPGEGKFINVQQSIAESDDELDYSDEEKRNSKKSNEEKLPAPHNVVPPVFERTPSDAEQHKTDIVDGVNKITIDNDNEPPAEAIQRRPKSQKKNMTDEEINNGLRALASPGDPTSKYTTQKKLGAGASGCVYMAKPIKEGDTVVAIKSMDLANQPKKELLITEIEVMKTYRHQNIVNFLDCYFLSEKNELWVVMEYLDGGALTDVVTETIMNEGQIAAVTRECLQALNYLHSKGIIHRDIKSDNVLLGMNGSVKLTDFGFCAQLSGDNSKRQTMVGTPYWMAPEVVSRKHYGKKVDVWSMGIMIIEMLEGEPPYLNETPLKAIYRIATKGKPEIKNFEKLSKLLQNFIDRTLEVDVEDRADTDELLVHDFLKCAKDLKTLRPLIVAAKQATGR; this is encoded by the exons ATGGAAAAAACTGCTGAAATCAGCAGACATTTC TTAAGCATGCCTTTCAAGATTGGTGGTAAGAAGCGGCCCTCGGGGTCGTCTTCCTCCGATAACGCCCCGGCCATGAACATTGGTCCCCCCACAGCCGTCAAACACAACTTTCACGTAGGTTTTAATCAGGAGACTGGGGATTTTGAGGGGCTCCCTCCAGCATGGACTGCTTTACTCCAGTCCTCCAATATATC GAAAGCTGACCAGGCAGCCAATCCAGAGGCTGTTATTAATTCACTGCGAACCTTCACCAAGTCCGTCAAGAAAAAACCTGGGGAGGGCAAGTTTATCAACGTTCAACAGTCAATCGCCGAGTCCGATGATGAACTCGATTACAGCGATGAGGAAAAACGCAACAGCAAAAAGTCAAATGAAGAAAAGCTTCCCGCCCCACACAATGTGGTGCCCCCCGTTTTTGAGAGGACACCATCAGACGCTGAG CAGCATAAGACTGATATTGTTGATGGTGTGAACAAAATTACGATCGACAATGACAACGAACCTCCAGCCGAAGCCATCCAGAGGCGACCCAAAtctcaaaagaaaaacatgacAGACGAAGAAATCAACAATGGCCTTC gggCACTTGCATCACCTGGGGACCCCACCTCTAAGTACACCACTCAAAAGAAACTGGGAGCTGG AGCATCAGGTTGTGTGTACATGGCAAAGCCAATCAAAGAAGGAGATACAGTGGTGGCCATTAAATCGATGGATTTAGCCAACCAGCCCAAGAAAGAGCTTCTCATCACAGAAATCGAAGTCATGAAAACCTACCGACATCAGAACATCGTCAACTTCTTAGATTGTTACTTCCTGTCGGAGAAAAATGAATTGTGGGTAGTCATGGAGTACCTAGATGGAGGTGCGCTGACCGACGTTGTCACGGAAACCATTATGAACGAAGGACAGATCGCCGCGGTAACCCGCGAGTGCCTACAGGCTCTGAACTATTTGCACTCCAAGGGTATTATACATAGGGATATTAAAAGTGACAATGTACTATTAGGAATGAACGGGTCGGTCAAGCTCACCGATTTCGGGTTCTGTGCCCAGTTGAGCGGGGATAACTCCAAACGACAGACCATGGTGGGAACTCCATATTGGATGGCTCCCGAAGTTGTATCTAG GAAACATTATGGCAAGAAGGTGGACGTTTGGTCAATGGGGATCATGATAATCGAAATGTTAGAAGGCGAACCTCCATATCTCAACGAAACCCCACTGAAGGCTATTTATAGAATTGCCACCAAGGGAAAACCCGAAATTAAGAATTTCGAAAAGCTCTCTAAACTACTTCAGAATTTTATTGACCGGACATTAGAAGTGGACGTGGAGGATCGCGCAGATACTGACGAACTTCTGGTGCACGATTTCCTGAAATGTGCGAAAGACCTCAAAACCCTCCGACCCTTAATCGTGGCAGCAAAGCAAGCCACAGGACGCTAG
- the LOC128158976 gene encoding serine/threonine-protein kinase PAK 1-like isoform X2 — protein sequence METTMSKVKRRASFVLSMPFKIGGKKRPSGSSSSDNAPAMNIGPPTAVKHNFHVGFNQETGDFEGLPPAWTALLQSSNISKADQAANPEAVINSLRTFTKSVKKKPGEGKFINVQQSIAESDDELDYSDEEKRNSKKSNEEKLPAPHNVVPPVFERTPSDAEHKTDIVDGVNKITIDNDNEPPAEAIQRRPKSQKKNMTDEEINNGLRALASPGDPTSKYTTQKKLGAGASGCVYMAKPIKEGDTVVAIKSMDLANQPKKELLITEIEVMKTYRHQNIVNFLDCYFLSEKNELWVVMEYLDGGALTDVVTETIMNEGQIAAVTRECLQALNYLHSKGIIHRDIKSDNVLLGMNGSVKLTDFGFCAQLSGDNSKRQTMVGTPYWMAPEVVSRKHYGKKVDVWSMGIMIIEMLEGEPPYLNETPLKAIYRIATKGKPEIKNFEKLSKLLQNFIDRTLEVDVEDRADTDELLVHDFLKCAKDLKTLRPLIVAAKQATGR from the exons ATGGAGACTACTATGTCCAAAGTCAAGAGAAGGGCTAGCTTTGTG TTAAGCATGCCTTTCAAGATTGGTGGTAAGAAGCGGCCCTCGGGGTCGTCTTCCTCCGATAACGCCCCGGCCATGAACATTGGTCCCCCCACAGCCGTCAAACACAACTTTCACGTAGGTTTTAATCAGGAGACTGGGGATTTTGAGGGGCTCCCTCCAGCATGGACTGCTTTACTCCAGTCCTCCAATATATC GAAAGCTGACCAGGCAGCCAATCCAGAGGCTGTTATTAATTCACTGCGAACCTTCACCAAGTCCGTCAAGAAAAAACCTGGGGAGGGCAAGTTTATCAACGTTCAACAGTCAATCGCCGAGTCCGATGATGAACTCGATTACAGCGATGAGGAAAAACGCAACAGCAAAAAGTCAAATGAAGAAAAGCTTCCCGCCCCACACAATGTGGTGCCCCCCGTTTTTGAGAGGACACCATCAGACGCTGAG CATAAGACTGATATTGTTGATGGTGTGAACAAAATTACGATCGACAATGACAACGAACCTCCAGCCGAAGCCATCCAGAGGCGACCCAAAtctcaaaagaaaaacatgacAGACGAAGAAATCAACAATGGCCTTC gggCACTTGCATCACCTGGGGACCCCACCTCTAAGTACACCACTCAAAAGAAACTGGGAGCTGG AGCATCAGGTTGTGTGTACATGGCAAAGCCAATCAAAGAAGGAGATACAGTGGTGGCCATTAAATCGATGGATTTAGCCAACCAGCCCAAGAAAGAGCTTCTCATCACAGAAATCGAAGTCATGAAAACCTACCGACATCAGAACATCGTCAACTTCTTAGATTGTTACTTCCTGTCGGAGAAAAATGAATTGTGGGTAGTCATGGAGTACCTAGATGGAGGTGCGCTGACCGACGTTGTCACGGAAACCATTATGAACGAAGGACAGATCGCCGCGGTAACCCGCGAGTGCCTACAGGCTCTGAACTATTTGCACTCCAAGGGTATTATACATAGGGATATTAAAAGTGACAATGTACTATTAGGAATGAACGGGTCGGTCAAGCTCACCGATTTCGGGTTCTGTGCCCAGTTGAGCGGGGATAACTCCAAACGACAGACCATGGTGGGAACTCCATATTGGATGGCTCCCGAAGTTGTATCTAG GAAACATTATGGCAAGAAGGTGGACGTTTGGTCAATGGGGATCATGATAATCGAAATGTTAGAAGGCGAACCTCCATATCTCAACGAAACCCCACTGAAGGCTATTTATAGAATTGCCACCAAGGGAAAACCCGAAATTAAGAATTTCGAAAAGCTCTCTAAACTACTTCAGAATTTTATTGACCGGACATTAGAAGTGGACGTGGAGGATCGCGCAGATACTGACGAACTTCTGGTGCACGATTTCCTGAAATGTGCGAAAGACCTCAAAACCCTCCGACCCTTAATCGTGGCAGCAAAGCAAGCCACAGGACGCTAG
- the LOC128158976 gene encoding serine/threonine-protein kinase PAK 1-like isoform X1 encodes METTMSKVKRRASFVLSMPFKIGGKKRPSGSSSSDNAPAMNIGPPTAVKHNFHVGFNQETGDFEGLPPAWTALLQSSNISKADQAANPEAVINSLRTFTKSVKKKPGEGKFINVQQSIAESDDELDYSDEEKRNSKKSNEEKLPAPHNVVPPVFERTPSDAEQHKTDIVDGVNKITIDNDNEPPAEAIQRRPKSQKKNMTDEEINNGLRALASPGDPTSKYTTQKKLGAGASGCVYMAKPIKEGDTVVAIKSMDLANQPKKELLITEIEVMKTYRHQNIVNFLDCYFLSEKNELWVVMEYLDGGALTDVVTETIMNEGQIAAVTRECLQALNYLHSKGIIHRDIKSDNVLLGMNGSVKLTDFGFCAQLSGDNSKRQTMVGTPYWMAPEVVSRKHYGKKVDVWSMGIMIIEMLEGEPPYLNETPLKAIYRIATKGKPEIKNFEKLSKLLQNFIDRTLEVDVEDRADTDELLVHDFLKCAKDLKTLRPLIVAAKQATGR; translated from the exons ATGGAGACTACTATGTCCAAAGTCAAGAGAAGGGCTAGCTTTGTG TTAAGCATGCCTTTCAAGATTGGTGGTAAGAAGCGGCCCTCGGGGTCGTCTTCCTCCGATAACGCCCCGGCCATGAACATTGGTCCCCCCACAGCCGTCAAACACAACTTTCACGTAGGTTTTAATCAGGAGACTGGGGATTTTGAGGGGCTCCCTCCAGCATGGACTGCTTTACTCCAGTCCTCCAATATATC GAAAGCTGACCAGGCAGCCAATCCAGAGGCTGTTATTAATTCACTGCGAACCTTCACCAAGTCCGTCAAGAAAAAACCTGGGGAGGGCAAGTTTATCAACGTTCAACAGTCAATCGCCGAGTCCGATGATGAACTCGATTACAGCGATGAGGAAAAACGCAACAGCAAAAAGTCAAATGAAGAAAAGCTTCCCGCCCCACACAATGTGGTGCCCCCCGTTTTTGAGAGGACACCATCAGACGCTGAG CAGCATAAGACTGATATTGTTGATGGTGTGAACAAAATTACGATCGACAATGACAACGAACCTCCAGCCGAAGCCATCCAGAGGCGACCCAAAtctcaaaagaaaaacatgacAGACGAAGAAATCAACAATGGCCTTC gggCACTTGCATCACCTGGGGACCCCACCTCTAAGTACACCACTCAAAAGAAACTGGGAGCTGG AGCATCAGGTTGTGTGTACATGGCAAAGCCAATCAAAGAAGGAGATACAGTGGTGGCCATTAAATCGATGGATTTAGCCAACCAGCCCAAGAAAGAGCTTCTCATCACAGAAATCGAAGTCATGAAAACCTACCGACATCAGAACATCGTCAACTTCTTAGATTGTTACTTCCTGTCGGAGAAAAATGAATTGTGGGTAGTCATGGAGTACCTAGATGGAGGTGCGCTGACCGACGTTGTCACGGAAACCATTATGAACGAAGGACAGATCGCCGCGGTAACCCGCGAGTGCCTACAGGCTCTGAACTATTTGCACTCCAAGGGTATTATACATAGGGATATTAAAAGTGACAATGTACTATTAGGAATGAACGGGTCGGTCAAGCTCACCGATTTCGGGTTCTGTGCCCAGTTGAGCGGGGATAACTCCAAACGACAGACCATGGTGGGAACTCCATATTGGATGGCTCCCGAAGTTGTATCTAG GAAACATTATGGCAAGAAGGTGGACGTTTGGTCAATGGGGATCATGATAATCGAAATGTTAGAAGGCGAACCTCCATATCTCAACGAAACCCCACTGAAGGCTATTTATAGAATTGCCACCAAGGGAAAACCCGAAATTAAGAATTTCGAAAAGCTCTCTAAACTACTTCAGAATTTTATTGACCGGACATTAGAAGTGGACGTGGAGGATCGCGCAGATACTGACGAACTTCTGGTGCACGATTTCCTGAAATGTGCGAAAGACCTCAAAACCCTCCGACCCTTAATCGTGGCAGCAAAGCAAGCCACAGGACGCTAG